Within Desulfobacter sp., the genomic segment GGGCCGCCTTGAGCCCCGATACTGCCCGGCCCACTGCCCGGGCCAGCAACCCGTCCAGCACGGTTATGGCGTCAGCGGACAACCGGGTTTCATTGCCGCTGTATAATTTTCCGGCCAGGCCCAGGATATCCACAGGCCGGACCAGGCGTGCCGGGATATCCAGGGCGGCAGCCGCCTCAGTCAGCTTTTCCCTGCCGGTACACCCAGGACATCCAGCGAGCACCAGGCGGTTGCAGTCCGAGGCACCCAGGATCTCCAGGGCCTTTTCCCAGCCTTCTGGGGTGCACAGATCATCCACCACCGCCGGTAAGGCAACCTGGGGATCAGGTGACAGCCCGTCCAGATTAATTTTACCGTTCAACTGCCTGCTGCAGGGACAGATCAGCACCTGTATTTGGGGCGCGGCCATATCAAGCCCGTTGCTTTCCGGCGCCTCCCGGCGGCGCGAATCCCCCGGTCCATCCATGGTCCGGGCCGCTGCCATGGCTGCCGCCGCCCCGAGGGTCACCGTGGTTTCGATATCCTTGAACCCGGTGAGGCCGCCGGTGGTAAATATCCCCGGCTGAGAGGTCCCGTGGGGGACAAACTCAGGAGGACGGACAAATCCCCAGTCGTCGGTCTCAAGCCCCAAGGCCTCAATCATTGTCCCGGCTCCGGGACTCAGCGCCTGGCCCACGGCCAGGACCACCATATCAAAAGGCTCTTCACTAACCTGGCCCGCTCTGGAAAGGTAACGCAGGGACAGGGGCCCGCTGCCGGAGGGATTGGGTACAATGGAATGGATCCTTGAACGGACAAACGCCACCCCGGCGGTTTCTGCCCCGGCCCGGTATGCGTCAAACTCCTTGCCAGGGGTTCTTAAATCCATATAAAACACAGCGGCCCGGTCCAGATCCGGCAGATTCTCTTTTGCCAGCAGGGCCTGCTTGATGGAAATCATGCAGCAGGCCGAAGAGCAGAACCCGCGGCTTCTGTCCCGGGATCCCACGCACTGAAGCCAGGCGATACGGCGGACCCCGTCCATGCCGCCGGGGCCTGCCGGGCTCAGGCGCCGCTCAAATTCCAATGCCGTCACCACATTGGGAATCCGGCCGTACCCGTAGATATCCTTTTCCCTGTCCGGCATATAAAATCCCGTGCCCGTTGCCAGGATCACGGCCGCCACCTCCTCTTTCACCGCCGTGCCGGCCTTGAATTCCCCATAGATTTTCTCCACCAGTTCAATCACCGTCTCCGGTTCAAAGGGTTTGGTCACATAATCCAAAGCCCCCTGTTTCATGGCGTTCACCGCCGAATCCACCTCTGCATAGGCCGTCATCATGATCACGGTGATACCGGGCAGCCGCTCCTTGGCACGGGCCAGCAGTTCCACCCCGTCCATGCCCGGCATCTTGATGTCCGTGAGCAGCACCTCAAACTCCCGGGTTTCCATCAATTCCAGGGCCTCTTTCCCGGAGGCTGCCGTCTCCACACCAAAGCCCTCAAGCCCCAGCCACTCCTTCATGGAATCCCGAATAATGGCCTCGTCATCCACCACAAGTATCTTAAAGGCCGCCCGGTCCGAAGGGCTCAGGGTGATGGCACCGGTGGGACAGGCGGTCACGCACTCCCCGCACCGGGTGCAGGTCGCCGGATCAATGGCCCAGGCATTGGGAAAGGACTGGGGACATGGCCGGGCCACGGCTTTTTTCATTGCCAGCCCCGCATTAAACGGATCCGGCACCTCCACGGGGCAGACCTGTTCACAGATTCCGCATCCCATACATTTTTCCTGGTCCACCAGGGGAGCGGCCTGCTCCAGTGAGGCGGTAAAGGCCCCGGCCTCCCCCGAAAGATTCATTAGGGCGGTGGACAGCCGCAGATCGATGTTTTCATGGGAAAGCCCCCGGCGGAGGCAGTGCTGGCTTCCCTTATCCCGGTCGGCCATGGGCAGCATCCGGCAGAACCCGCAGGCTGTGGTGGGAAACTGGAGGTCCAGCTGGGAAATCAGCCCGCCTGTGTGGTCCGACCCCTCGGCCAGAATCACCTGATATCCCGCCCGGGCAAGATCCAGTGACGCCTGGATGCCGCCGGCCCCGGCGCCCACAACCAGTGTTTTGCCTTTTAGCTGATCTGTCATGTCAACCTCCTTTATGACCCGTTGCTTATTCTATGCCCACCACATCCTGGTATTCATCGGCCTTGAATTCGGTAAAGGGCGGGGGATCCCCGCTCCCCGGCCTGTAGTCAAATGCCTCCTGGGTGACCCGGGCCACGGTGACGAAGAGGTCTGATACCGGAATATCCGAAGGGCAGGCACGGGTACACTGCCCGCAGCCGACACAGGCATGGCTCATGTGGGCCAGGCGGGTGAGATGGTAGAAGAGGGTATCCGAAGGCAGCCGGATCTTCCCCCATTTATCTGCCCACTGGTGGTATTGCACCGGCTCATGGGAAAATACATCGGTGTTGAACACGCATTCCCGGCAGTAACAGACCGGGCAGACATTGCGGCAGTTGTAGCAGTTGATACAGGCGGAAAACCAGGCGTCCAGCTTTTCCAGGCTGTCCGTCTCACAGGAGACCTCTCCGGCCATGGCCTCAAATGCCGATTCCCGGGACTGCGCCAGGGCGGAGACCACTGCGTCACGGTTTTCCGGCACCGCCCCTTTTTCCAGTGAGAGCCGGTCCAGCAGATCTCTTCCCCTGTCGCTGCCGGCTTCCACAACAATCCCCTCATCTGGCGTGCTCCCGTAAAAGAGGAAATTTACATCGGCGTTCTCCGCCACCGGCGCCGTGCACAGGGTGCAGGCCCGGGAGAATGCCAGGTCCGCACGGGAAGGATCCGGATAGACCTGCCCTGCCCAGTGGTCCGGCTCCTCTTTATGGTCTTTCCCGTATTCCCTGCACGCCTCCCCGTCCATGGCCATGGGGCAGTCAATCCCCAGGATCACCAGTTCCTCCCGGGAGGCCTGGTTAAGCTTGGCCAACTCCGTAAATGCCCGGATCTCACAGGGCCGCAGCCATACCGCGGTCTTCCGGCCGGCGGGTTTAAAGGAAAGCCTGGCCGCCATCCGGGCGGTGTTCACCGGGAAGGCCGGCGTAAGGAGCGCCCCCCTTTCCAGTCCCTCCGGAGAGGTGACCAGGGAAGGCATAACCGACACCCCGTCGGCCTGGACCAGCGGCAGCAGCAGGCCGTCCATGCCCCCCTCTTTCATCATGGCGGCCATCATCCCTTTCAGGTCCGCCCCAATTCCCTGTCCCGAAGGCTGTATTCTAAATGATGTCATGGCTACCCCGCTTTATTTAAAGTTGACCGGGACCGGCAGGGTCCCATCTCCCGTACCTGTTCCGTAAACCGGGTCATTACATGGGCAAACTCAATCCCGTCGCTGGCCCCGATCCAGGTCAGGCGTATCCGCTCCCTGTCAATGCCGAACCGGGGCAGAATCTCCTTTAGCAGTTTCATCCGCCGCCTGGCCTTATAATTCCCGTTGATATAATGGCAGTCACCGGGATGGCAGCCCGAGACGACCACGGCATCAGCCCCTTCCAGGAAAGCTTTGATCACATACTGGGTATCCACCATTCCCGTGCACATCACCCTCACCAGGCGGACATTTTCAGGATAGGCCAGCCGGGAGGTCCCGGCCAGGTCCGCAGCCGTATAGGTGCACCAGTTGCAGACAAAGGCAATAATCACCGGTTCAAAATGTTCCATCGTTTCCTCCTTTGTTACGCTCACGGATTCAGACGATCAGTTCGGCAATCCCGACAACACCCCGCTGATCTCCGCAAACACCTGCTTTTTCATGAAATGGCGGCTGGAAGCGGCACCGGAGGGGCAGGCCCCGGAGCAACTCCCGCATCCCTTGCACAGGGCCGTATTCACCACGGCCACGTTCCTGCGGTAATCAAATTCAATGGCGGAATAGGGGCACAAGCCCACACAGGTCTTGCATCCGGCACAGACATCCGGATCTATATATGAGGTGGTGGGGGAGATCGCCACTTCACCCTTGGCCGCCAGGGCCAGGGCCTTGGCCGCCGCCCCCGAGGCCTGGGAAACCGTGTCCGGAATATCCATGGGCTTCTGGCAGCACCCGCTCAAAAACACCCCGTCGGAAGCGGTGTTCACCGGCCCCAGCTTGGGGTGCTCTTCCAGAAAAAACCCATCCGCCCCCTGGTTCACCCCCAGGATCCGTCCCACCTCCCCGGCATCTTCCCGGGCCTGGATAGCCGTGCACAGGATGACCATATCTACGGGCACCCGCACCAGCTTTGAAATCAGGGTGTCTTCAGCCATAGCCACCAGCTTCCCGTTTTCCCGGGTAATCCCTGCGACCTTGCCCCGGATAAAGGTTGTGCCCTCTTCCTGGCACCGCCTGTAAAACTCCTCGTACCCTTCTCCAAAACAGCGCATATCAATGTAAAAATCATAGACTTCGGTGTCATGGCCCACCTTTTCCTTGATAAGATGGGTGTACTTCAGCGCATACATGCAGCAGACCCGGGAGCAGTACTCATGGTGGTTCACATCCCTGGACCCGATGCAATGGACCAGGGCTACGGCCTTGGGCGGCTGTGAAAAGCCCCCCTCCCTGTCCCGCATAAGGATCTGCCCCCCTGTGGGGCCGGTGGCGTTGGAGAGGCGTTCGAATTCAAGGGCCGTAAACACATTGGGATACCGGCCGTATCCGTATTGGGGCATGACCGAGGGATCCAGGGTATCGTAACCCGTGGCAATGATGATGGACCCGACCTTGACGGACCTGTCTTCGGGCAGCATCCCGTGGTTTATGGCCTTGGCCTCGCAGGCATCCACACAGGCCATGCATTCGCAGCAGATCCCGCAGTTCAGGCATCTGTCCGCCTCGGCCAGGGCCTGGGATTCGGTGAACGCCCCCTCCACTTCGCAGAATGAATCCGTCCTGGTTTCAACCGATACCAGATCCGGACAGGCCCGGTCCAGCACCGGTGTTTCCCCTGGAATGGGCGGGTATTCGGCCCCCGGCTCATATCCCTGGCCCGATTCCTTTTCTTCCCCCATCTCCTCGGCCCTCTCCCCAGCCTTCAGTTTCAGCCAGGCGTCAATCTCCCCGGCGGCCGTCCGGCCCTGGGCAATGGCCTGGACCACGGTGGCCGGCCCAAGGACAAGGTCCCCCCCGGAAAATACCCCGGGCCGGGAGGTGGCAAGAGATCCCCCTGCCACGGCCACCCGGTTCCTTGAATCCGTGTCCACCCCGTCCAGGCCGCCGATGTCTGGATACTGCCCAATGGCCGAGATAAAGGTGTCGCAGTCCAGGGTAAACTCACTGTTGTCCAGAGGTATCGGCCGCCGCCTGCCTGATTCGTCCGGCGCCCCCAGTTCGTTACGGGTACAAACCAGGCGCACTGTCCGGCCGTCCTCCCCTTCCAGCCGCACCGGGTTGGCCAGACAGATCAGTTCAATCCCCTCTTCCAGGGCATGAAGGATCTCATCCCCATAGGCCGGCATCTCCCTGCGGCTCCTGCGGTAGACAATGGTCACCTCGCATCCCGGAATCCGCCGGGCGCACCGTGCGGCATCCAGGGCCACATTGCCTCCCCCGACCACCACCACCCGGCCCCGGCAGTCTGTCTTCCGGCCCAGGTTGACATCTTCCAGAAAGCCCAGGGCATCCGTTGCCCCGTCCAGCTCCTGGCCCGGGATATTCAAAGAGAGCGGCGCCTGGGCCCCCAGGGCCAGGAAAACGGCCTCCGCCCCTTCCTCCATGAGGCGGCTGATGCTGATGTCCTCTCCCAGCCGGGCATTGGGGACAAAATCAACCCCGTGTTCCAGTATATAACCGATCTCGGCATCCAGGATCTCTGGCGGCAGCCTGTAATCGGGAATCCCTGTCCTGAGCATGCCGCCGGGTTTGTCGTGGGCATCATAAAGAGACACCCCATAGCCCTTCAGGCGCAGGTAATAGGCCGCAGCCAGTCCGGCCGGTCCGGCCCCGATCACCGCCACCTTTTCTTTCCGTTCCTGGATTTCGGGCACGGCCAGGGGGCCGGCCATATCTGCGGCGAAGCGTTTGAGCTGCCGGATGGCCAGGGGCCGGTCCACCTCTTCCCTTCTGCAGACCCCCTCGCAGGGATGGGGGCAGACCCGTCCGAGAACGCCGGGCAGTGGCGCCTTTTCCATGATCAGGGAAACGGCCTTGTCATACCGCTTCTCCCTGATAAGCTGGATATATCCCTGGACATTGATCCCTGCCGGACATTTTCCCACGCAGGGGGCCCTGCCGGCCTTTTCAATATTATAGGTGATGGGAATGGCCTGGGGAAACGCCCTGCCGATGGCCTTCCGGTCAGCCAGCCCCAGGTCCCAGGAATTGGGAATGGTCACCGGGCAGACCTTGGCGCACTCCCCGCAGCCCGTGCACAGGTTCTCATCCACAAATCTCGGGGACCTGTGGATATCCAGGGTGAAGTTTCCCACAAATCCGGAGACATTGGAGACCTGTGAAAAGGAGAGCAGTTCGATATTGGGATTCTGGGCCACCTCCACCATTTTGGGGGTGCCGATACAGGCGGCGCAGTCCAAAGTGGGAAAGGTTTTGTCAAACTGGAGCATATGGCCGCCGATGGTGGTATCCTTCTCAATGAGGTAGACATGGTACCCGGCATTGCCCATGTCAATGGCCGCCTGCATCCCGGCAATACCCCCGCCGATAACGGCCATGGCCGGGTGGACCGGAGACATGCCCGCAATGAGGGGGGTGTGGAATTTCACCCGGTGGACAGCGGCCGTGACCAGGTATTTGGCCTTTTCCGTGGCCCGCTCACTGTCGCTGGTCACCCAGGAGACCTGTTCCCGCACAGATGCCATCTGGAAATAGTAGGGATTGAGTCCGGACCGGCGGCAGACATCCATGAAGGTATTGCCGTGAAGCCGGGGGGAGCAGGAGGCCACCACCACCCGGTTGAGCCGGAATTCATGGATATCCGATTCAATCATGGCCTGGCCCGGCTCAGAGCACATAAACTTATAGTCCCGGGCCGACACCACATGGTCCAGGGTCAGGGCGTAATCCCGAACTGCCGCCACATCCACCCGGCCGGCAATATTCACCCCGCAGTGGCAGATATACACACCGATGCGCAATCCCTCAGCCATGGTTCTCCTCCTTTAAGTTTCGGGTTTCAGGGCCTGGCCGGCACTGTTTCGGGGCTCCTCCAGGGCCGGAAGGGTGATGGTAAAACAGCTTCCCTTGCCCGGGATGCTTTCCACATCGATCCGGCCGTTGTGCCGCTCAATGATGCCGTAGGCCGTGGACAACCCCAGGCCCACCCCGTACCCTTCGGGTTTGGTGGTGAAAAACGGCTCAAATATATATGGCAGATCAGACGGCAGAATCCCCTTGCCGTCATCCCGGACTCGGATGGCCACCCATTTTCCGCCCTCTGCCGGTTCCGTTTCTATCCGAAGCTCGCCGGCGCTTTCACCGGCCTCGGGATCGGCTCCTCCCCCCCTGTCTATATTCCGCTCACAGGCCTGGATCGCCGCCCCGGCATTGAAGACCAGATTGATCAGGCACTGCTGAAGCTGGTTGAAATCCCCCAGCACCCGGGGCAGATCCGGGGCGGTTTTCTGCCTCACCTCAATATTGCCCATCTCCAGTTTATGGTGGCACAGCATGAGGCTGTACCGCACCAATTCGCTCACATCCACCGGCGCAAATTCGGGTTTGGCTTTTCTTGAAAATTTCAGCAGCCCCGACACCAGATCAGAGCACCGGCCGGTCTCCCGTTCCACAATTTCCAGATACTCCCTGAACCGGACAATATATTCCTGGGAGAGCGTCCCCTGGTCCGTGAGCCGGATCATCAGCCGGATATAGTTCAGGATTCCGGACAGGGGATTGTTGATTTCATGGACCATACTGGCGGCCAGGCGCCCCAGGGACATCATCTTCTCCCGGTGGAGGATCTTCTCATGGCCTTCCACGGTCTGCTCCAGTTCCCGGATCTTTCTTAAGTCCCGGATGAATAGAACCAGCCCCCGTGTCCGGTCCTCCTGAATGACCAGGGAGCCCGAAACCTGCACCGGTATCCGGTCCCGGTCCCGGCCCTTCATGAAGGTCTCATAAAGAAAAAGCCTGTCCTTTCCCCCGTACCCCTGGCGGACCAGGTTCTGCTTTAACGCCATGAAATCCCCGGGCCCGAAAAATTCATCCAGTTTTCTCACCTGGACCACCTCGTGCCTGGGCCATCCCAGCAGGGCCACCATGGCCTTGTTGTAGGTAATGACCCGGTCCGTTCCGTCGCAGCCCAGTATCCCGTCCATGGAGTTTTCAATGAGCCGGGCCTGGTAATTGATGTTCTGAATCAGTTCAGCAGAGGTTTCAAGGTTCTCCTTTTCCAGAAGCCGGGTATAGTCGGCAAGCGCTTTCCGGTCGCGGTAGCGCTTGACGGCCCGGTCCATGGCCAGGTGCAGGCGGGCATCATCCACAGGCTTGGTGATAAAATCCGAGGCATCCTGCTGCAGGGCGATGGTGGCCTTTTCAATGTCTGCAAATCCCGTGGTCACGATAACCTCGGTGTCGGGATGGGCGATCTTTGCCTTTTCAAGCACCTCAAGCCCGCTGATGCCGGGCATTTTAATGTCGGTAATAAGGATTTGGGGGGAATGGGCGGAAAGCAGTTCCAGGCCACAGGTGCCGTCGGGCGCGCAGATGACCTCATATCCGGCATCCCTGAGGCTCAAGCCAAGAACATCCCTGATGTCCGGCTCATCATCAATGAGCAGAACCTTCCAGTCGGGTCCGGGCGCGCTGCCCGACAAAACTTCCCTGGATCGGGGCTCGGTGGATCGGGGCATGGTCACCTCCTTGGCTACACCTAAATAGGAGCAAGCATTATGCCAGGGATATTTTTTTAGGGAAAAAGGGTCAGGCTCCCCGGAGGACGGGAAACACAAGCGAAAAAGCGTCTGAAAGGATCTTGGTAGGTTTGCAGAATTGCAACACAATAAATTTGCAATTCTGCATGGGGTCGATTCAACCGGCGGGTCAGCTGCGGCGGGCCACCTCTTCTGCCAGGGTCCGGAAGGCTTTGGTAACGGGAGAAGAAGGGTTTTCCACCTGGATGGAGCGGCCGGCATCGCCAAAGGCCACCAGGGAGGGATCCAGGGGGATCTTACCCAAGAAAGGGATTCCCTGTTCCCCGGCGGTGCGCTCTCCCCCGCCGGTGCCGAAAATATCCAGGACCTCCCCGCATTTGGGACAGGTATAGCCGCTCATGTTTTCCACCAGGCCGAAGATCTCCATATTAACCTGGCGGCAGAAACGGATGGACTTTCGCACATCGGCCAGGGCCACCTCCTGGGGGGTGGTCACGATGAGGGCTTTGGCATCCTTGATGAGCTGGGCCACGGTGAGGGGTTCGTCGCCGGTACCCGGAGGGGCGTCTATAATAAGGTAGTCCAAGGCACCCCATTCCACATCCCCCACAAACTGCCGGATGGCCGAATGCTTGGCCGGCCCCCGCCAGATGATGGCCGCGTCCTTATCCGGCATCAGCGATTCAATGGAAACCACGGAAAGAA encodes:
- a CDS encoding response regulator, coding for MPRSTEPRSREVLSGSAPGPDWKVLLIDDEPDIRDVLGLSLRDAGYEVICAPDGTCGLELLSAHSPQILITDIKMPGISGLEVLEKAKIAHPDTEVIVTTGFADIEKATIALQQDASDFITKPVDDARLHLAMDRAVKRYRDRKALADYTRLLEKENLETSAELIQNINYQARLIENSMDGILGCDGTDRVITYNKAMVALLGWPRHEVVQVRKLDEFFGPGDFMALKQNLVRQGYGGKDRLFLYETFMKGRDRDRIPVQVSGSLVIQEDRTRGLVLFIRDLRKIRELEQTVEGHEKILHREKMMSLGRLAASMVHEINNPLSGILNYIRLMIRLTDQGTLSQEYIVRFREYLEIVERETGRCSDLVSGLLKFSRKAKPEFAPVDVSELVRYSLMLCHHKLEMGNIEVRQKTAPDLPRVLGDFNQLQQCLINLVFNAGAAIQACERNIDRGGGADPEAGESAGELRIETEPAEGGKWVAIRVRDDGKGILPSDLPYIFEPFFTTKPEGYGVGLGLSTAYGIIERHNGRIDVESIPGKGSCFTITLPALEEPRNSAGQALKPET
- a CDS encoding Mrp/NBP35 family ATP-binding protein, producing MKQKQKAKGIMDSMPAEDPNAEVKETLRHITHKFMIMSGKGGVGKSSVSVNLATALATMGHRVGLMDVDIHGPDIPRMLGIKGDLHVNDAKKIIPAKYSPILSVVSIESLMPDKDAAIIWRGPAKHSAIRQFVGDVEWGALDYLIIDAPPGTGDEPLTVAQLIKDAKALIVTTPQEVALADVRKSIRFCRQVNMEIFGLVENMSGYTCPKCGEVLDIFGTGGGERTAGEQGIPFLGKIPLDPSLVAFGDAGRSIQVENPSSPVTKAFRTLAEEVARRS
- a CDS encoding response regulator — translated: MTDQLKGKTLVVGAGAGGIQASLDLARAGYQVILAEGSDHTGGLISQLDLQFPTTACGFCRMLPMADRDKGSQHCLRRGLSHENIDLRLSTALMNLSGEAGAFTASLEQAAPLVDQEKCMGCGICEQVCPVEVPDPFNAGLAMKKAVARPCPQSFPNAWAIDPATCTRCGECVTACPTGAITLSPSDRAAFKILVVDDEAIIRDSMKEWLGLEGFGVETAASGKEALELMETREFEVLLTDIKMPGMDGVELLARAKERLPGITVIMMTAYAEVDSAVNAMKQGALDYVTKPFEPETVIELVEKIYGEFKAGTAVKEEVAAVILATGTGFYMPDREKDIYGYGRIPNVVTALEFERRLSPAGPGGMDGVRRIAWLQCVGSRDRSRGFCSSACCMISIKQALLAKENLPDLDRAAVFYMDLRTPGKEFDAYRAGAETAGVAFVRSRIHSIVPNPSGSGPLSLRYLSRAGQVSEEPFDMVVLAVGQALSPGAGTMIEALGLETDDWGFVRPPEFVPHGTSQPGIFTTGGLTGFKDIETTVTLGAAAAMAAARTMDGPGDSRRREAPESNGLDMAAPQIQVLICPCSRQLNGKINLDGLSPDPQVALPAVVDDLCTPEGWEKALEILGASDCNRLVLAGCPGCTGREKLTEAAAALDIPARLVRPVDILGLAGKLYSGNETRLSADAITVLDGLLARAVGRAVSGLKAALPRPPGPAREVNRALVVGGGVAGMTAAMAIAGAGFGVDLVEKSGTLGGNLSWIKHTIEGKETAGLLAGLVEGVSAHDRINVHLSARVSRADGLPGRWHTMVERSGENGVPERIRVDHGVVVLATGGKEADAGESGPGVYTQKDFQAGLDAGELDPAALSSLVMIQCRNCREADKNYCSRVCCPRALAQALFLKEKNPGIAIYVLYRDMMTPGGLEAFYTRAREAGVIFIPYQAGQPPEIRTAQGEPCRVACHDPVLDRGVEIKADAVVTAVGVVPVLPRELARMFTAERDDFGFFRAADSKWRPVDARHPRVLGCGLALKPCDIDLARATALAAAVRAVGVLSGVEQGAAARVKTAYCSLCLTCIPACPFNARTLDEESGTIAVDGQACQGCGICAAVCPSKAARVDGKSHYLDVIDSVLAN
- a CDS encoding 4Fe-4S dicluster domain-containing protein gives rise to the protein MTSFRIQPSGQGIGADLKGMMAAMMKEGGMDGLLLPLVQADGVSVMPSLVTSPEGLERGALLTPAFPVNTARMAARLSFKPAGRKTAVWLRPCEIRAFTELAKLNQASREELVILGIDCPMAMDGEACREYGKDHKEEPDHWAGQVYPDPSRADLAFSRACTLCTAPVAENADVNFLFYGSTPDEGIVVEAGSDRGRDLLDRLSLEKGAVPENRDAVVSALAQSRESAFEAMAGEVSCETDSLEKLDAWFSACINCYNCRNVCPVCYCRECVFNTDVFSHEPVQYHQWADKWGKIRLPSDTLFYHLTRLAHMSHACVGCGQCTRACPSDIPVSDLFVTVARVTQEAFDYRPGSGDPPPFTEFKADEYQDVVGIE
- a CDS encoding hydrogenase iron-sulfur subunit, translating into MEHFEPVIIAFVCNWCTYTAADLAGTSRLAYPENVRLVRVMCTGMVDTQYVIKAFLEGADAVVVSGCHPGDCHYINGNYKARRRMKLLKEILPRFGIDRERIRLTWIGASDGIEFAHVMTRFTEQVREMGPCRSRSTLNKAG
- a CDS encoding FAD-dependent oxidoreductase, giving the protein MAEGLRIGVYICHCGVNIAGRVDVAAVRDYALTLDHVVSARDYKFMCSEPGQAMIESDIHEFRLNRVVVASCSPRLHGNTFMDVCRRSGLNPYYFQMASVREQVSWVTSDSERATEKAKYLVTAAVHRVKFHTPLIAGMSPVHPAMAVIGGGIAGMQAAIDMGNAGYHVYLIEKDTTIGGHMLQFDKTFPTLDCAACIGTPKMVEVAQNPNIELLSFSQVSNVSGFVGNFTLDIHRSPRFVDENLCTGCGECAKVCPVTIPNSWDLGLADRKAIGRAFPQAIPITYNIEKAGRAPCVGKCPAGINVQGYIQLIREKRYDKAVSLIMEKAPLPGVLGRVCPHPCEGVCRREEVDRPLAIRQLKRFAADMAGPLAVPEIQERKEKVAVIGAGPAGLAAAYYLRLKGYGVSLYDAHDKPGGMLRTGIPDYRLPPEILDAEIGYILEHGVDFVPNARLGEDISISRLMEEGAEAVFLALGAQAPLSLNIPGQELDGATDALGFLEDVNLGRKTDCRGRVVVVGGGNVALDAARCARRIPGCEVTIVYRRSRREMPAYGDEILHALEEGIELICLANPVRLEGEDGRTVRLVCTRNELGAPDESGRRRPIPLDNSEFTLDCDTFISAIGQYPDIGGLDGVDTDSRNRVAVAGGSLATSRPGVFSGGDLVLGPATVVQAIAQGRTAAGEIDAWLKLKAGERAEEMGEEKESGQGYEPGAEYPPIPGETPVLDRACPDLVSVETRTDSFCEVEGAFTESQALAEADRCLNCGICCECMACVDACEAKAINHGMLPEDRSVKVGSIIIATGYDTLDPSVMPQYGYGRYPNVFTALEFERLSNATGPTGGQILMRDREGGFSQPPKAVALVHCIGSRDVNHHEYCSRVCCMYALKYTHLIKEKVGHDTEVYDFYIDMRCFGEGYEEFYRRCQEEGTTFIRGKVAGITRENGKLVAMAEDTLISKLVRVPVDMVILCTAIQAREDAGEVGRILGVNQGADGFFLEEHPKLGPVNTASDGVFLSGCCQKPMDIPDTVSQASGAAAKALALAAKGEVAISPTTSYIDPDVCAGCKTCVGLCPYSAIEFDYRRNVAVVNTALCKGCGSCSGACPSGAASSRHFMKKQVFAEISGVLSGLPN